Proteins found in one Vespula pensylvanica isolate Volc-1 chromosome 10, ASM1446617v1, whole genome shotgun sequence genomic segment:
- the LOC122632291 gene encoding rho guanine nucleotide exchange factor 28 isoform X2, translating into MEEADECPNSGEDSEEDVITDYLGSSHSDCDRVPTINGDLGGLSLHGNIVTETGYTEDNTNKTITMSGGNSEQQQQHPLLTLGTNIQTQPNPLVPIISVTPHSPGFAKNYPVLEDNLQHLHEIHDWIQRMRDLTMNTLGNNNRMSHDVPQRLTSSCPSLCPLILIEGGHRSNNHEAGSDPDLLVNCSTNSSPTHFPPMSSHAQPVQGIDRRRSWTDLEDTRRGRRRYSGQNHLQAQNMRQRSISLSSLDSEMELELDGKSCSGPVGVGNRACRSQASTHSLNEADLVQSEYQKNVLKRNSQRLGESSSLMPGLTGARLPLQKSISTPSIVTPPIHTHLTESGTRTTPSLAAETAYDDQHSEKTRRKRGSIFFRKKKDKSGKKNSQQQHVWTTMTTGAQGNYQCDVCMKQSTSKPILHCENCGLSVHQSQGCKDHSVLECTKSKHQSVKTVIKSTSSISSVTSNNSVKRGSTASLPLPTSSGSGREINSKKTVTSYSPWRRVATKLGVNQTINEEKDTDGSGSHRDASSGWEEFDFGDEAHQFTVGDLEGLDPELGLGKEEPDSWSTAIGRHVASRLVDHCEREVKRQEHIYEFVLTEKHHCLVLLAMERIFVEGLRRHFRLGQPNLERMFPRLRDLIEIHLRFLQKLRKRQNANPVVPTIADILVEQFSGENSQRMKSAYGEFCSRHREAVETYKYYLHHDTRFERFVRHCQTIPLLKKKGIPECILFVTQRLTKYPLLVEPLIKTGIMQDEGESLRKALGLVKEILADVDACVADKEREDRKLEIYNKIDAKSFATYRGAKFKKSDIMAFNRILKFEGTAYLMQGRGKTTAIVVVVLSDILFFLVERDQKYAFLVPDNKAASVVSLQKLLVREKAGQESRGIYLISSNPAEPEMFELKVQKPKDKQFWIQAIRSAVEACPQESENDTDVLTDGNSNNELRDTRSSSISMLSVEERQKMIKAKESHIFRIVGELRKKDAEQALLFEEKINLQVRLLRASNIWNENDSDHEKTDKVEKEIRDYTRLVQMEATDTTQLWQEVVVAVQEATRLASSLSFSTGGATLSRSLSSAGERHSDAYVPPALCVPRRAETFAGFDNNKERYPVRESTAMNVGSSLPKVGEFSKESPEDKESSELDANKDQQWTAIRLSHHVYTLLCIISNQMTTIDSLQAQLAACKEGSMGKSSNNRPNPNRQLEELRNLQDQLSREKAAFRAASQQEKNQLEEERAELARQREQLAAEQRDVTQQRDQLYRRLEAYERQGLKAGSTTGPTTIHLSHVTQGTEIVQPRKSQADAKRIPMNLISATNQQKVQSNVPVKQQLPLKLASGSNNNSRSGSTASHYSPDRHTRTGSSPAIVTGSAFSSPELGNSHGSSGTTSQTHSSNRSLRNTRSPPESYQQQHQRAEQQQPLEEEVIFF; encoded by the exons ATGGAGGAGGCAG atGAATGTCCTAATAGCGGAGAGGATAGCGAAGAGGATGTAATAACAGACTACCTTGGATCATCGCATTCAGACTGTGACCGTGTACCTACTATTAATGGAGATCTTGGTGGCCTGAGTCTACATGGGAATATAGTCACGGAAACTGGTTATACCGAAGATAATACCAATAAAACCATCACCATGTCTGGAGGGAATTCcgaacagcaacagcaacatcCGTTGCTTACACTTGGTACTAACATTCAAACTCAGCCTAATCCTCTTGTACCCATTATCAGTGTCACACCTCATTCTCCTGGTTTTGCTAAGAACTATCCTGTCTtag AGGACAATTTGCAGCATTTGCACGAAATTCATGACTGGATTCAACGCATGAGAGACTTGACGATGAATACTTTGGGAAACAATAATCGCATGTCCCACGATGTACCTCAGAGACTGACCTCTTCGTGTCCTTCCTTATGTCCGTTGATACTTATAGAGGGTGGACATCGTTCCAATAATCATGAAGCAGGATCTGATCCAGATCTTCTTGTTAACTGTTCGACTAATAGCTCTCCGACACATTTTCCACCTATGAGCTCTCATGCTCAACCTGTGCAGGGCATAGATAGAAGACGAAGTTGGACGGATTTGGAAGATACTAGACGTGGCCGACGCAGATATTCCGGACAAAATCATCTACAAGCACAAAATATG cGACAACGCAGCATTAGTTTAAGTAGTCTGGACAGTGAGATGGAACTAGAACTAGATGGAAAATCTTGTAGTGGACCTGTAGGGGTAGGTAATCGAGCATGCAGATCACAAGCAAGTACTCATTCCTTAAATGAGGCAGACCTTGTGCAG AGTGAATATCAGAAGAAtgtcttaaaaagaaatagtcaAAGATTAGGTGAAAGTAGCAGTTTGATGCCAGGTTTAACTGGTGCACGTTTACCTCTCCAGAAATCTATTTCGACCCCTTCCATCGTTACACCGCCAATTCATACGCATCTCACAGAGTCCGGAACACGAACAACACCTTCTCTCGCAGC aGAAACTGCATATGATGATCAACATTCTGAGAAGACCAGAAGAAAGCGTGGCTCTATTTTCTTCCGTAAGAAAAAG GATAAAAGTGGCAAGAAAAATAGTCAACAGCAACATGTATGGACAACAATGACAACTGGAGCACAAGGAAATTACCAATGTGATGTTTGCATGAAGCAATCAACAAGTAAACCAATTCTTCATTGTGAAA ATTGCGGATTATCGGTACATCAAAGTCAAGGATGCAAGGATCATTCTGTGTTAGAATGCACCAAATCTAAGCATCAGTCTGTAAAAACTGTTATAAAATCAACGTCGAGTATTTCTTCGGTTACAAGCAACAATAGCGTGAAAAGAGGTTCCACGGCATCGCTACCGTTACCAACATCATCTGGAAGTGGAAG GGAAATTAACAGCAAGAAAACAGTGACAAGCTACAGCCCTTGGCGGCGAGTTGCCACCAAGCTCGGAGTCAA TCAAACAATTAATGAGGAAAAGGATACAGATGGTAGTGGTTCACATCGCGATGCTTCCAG tGGTTGGGAAGAATTCGATTTTGGAGACGAAGCGCATCAGTTTACCGTAGGTGATCTCGAGGGCTTAGATCCTGAACTGGGCTTAGGAAAGGAAGAACCTGATTCATGGAGTACAGCTATTGGAAGACACGTCGCATCACGTCTCGTAGATCATTGTGAACGCGAAGTGAAGAGACAAGAGCATATATACGAATTTGTGTTAACAGAGAAACATCATTGCTTGGTATTGTTAGCCATGGAAAGGATCTTCGTGGAAGGCTTACGACGCCATTTCCGTTTGGGACAACCAAATCTAGAACGAATGTTTCCTAGATTACGTGATCTCATTGAAATTCATTTGAGATTTCTACAGAAATTACGTAAACGTCAAAATGCAAACCCTGTTGTACCTACTATTGCTGACATACTCGTCGAACAATTCTCAGGTGAAAATTCGCAACGTATGAAAAGCGCATATGGAGAATTTTGTAGTCGTCATAGAGAAGCTGTTGAAACTTACAAGTATTATCTGCATCATGATACTCGATTTGAGCGTTTTGTGCGTCACTGTCAG ACTATTCCTTTGCTGAAAAAGAAGGGGATTCCAGAATGTATATTGTTCGTTACGCAACGTTTAACAAAATATCCATTACTAGTCGAACCACTTATTAAAACTGGTATTATGCAAGATGAAGGAGAGAGCTTGAGAAAAGCTTTGGGATTagtgaaagaaattttagcGGACGTAGATGCGTGCGTAGCAGATAAAGAGCgggaagatagaaaattagagatttataataa GATCGACGCGAAATCGTTCGCTACGTACCGCGGTGCCAAATTCAAAAAGTCGGATATAATGGCgtttaatagaattttgaaATTCGAAGGAACGGCATATTTGATGCAAGGTCGTGGAAAAACGACTGCCATTGTCGTAGTCGTTCTTTCcgatatattattctttttagttGAAAGAGATCAAAAATATGCTTTCTTGGTTCCGGACAATAAAGCTGCTAGCGTGGTAtcgttacaaaaattattggtACGAGAAAAAGCTGGTCAAGAATCGAGGGGTATATACTTGATAAGTAGCAATCCAGCGGAACCTGAGATGTTCGAATTGAAAGTTCAAAAGCCTAAGGATAAGCAATTCTGGATTCAAGCAATACGTTCAGCGGTTGAGGCTTGTCCTCAAGAATCTGAAAATGACACAGATGTTCTTACGGATggcaatagtaataatgaattaagGGATACACGTTCATCCTCCATATCGATGCTTTCTGTAGAAGAGAGgcaaaaaatgattaaagcTAAGGAGTCGCACATATTTAGAATCGTCG GCgaattacgaaagaaagacgCGGAACAGGCGTTGctgtttgaagaaaaaattaatttacaagtGCGTCTTTTACGTGCGTCTAATATCTGGAATGAAAATGATAGTGATCATGAGAAAACGGACaaagtggaaaaagaaatacgcgaTTATACACGTCTTGTTCAGATGGAAGCGACGGATACGACTCAGTTATGGCAAGAg gTTGTTGTCGCTGTGCAGGAAGCTACACGATTGGCCAGTTCATTGTCATTTAGCACTGGTGGTGCAACACTTTCTAGGAGTTTAAGTTCGGCTGGCGAACGTCATAGCGATGCTTACGTTCCACCAGCTCTTTGCGTTCCTAGACGAGCAGAGACGTTTGCTGGTTTCGATAACAACAAG GAAAGATATCCTGTACGTGAATCAACGGCGATGAATGTAGGGTCATCTCTCCCAAAAGTTGGtgaattttcgaaagaaagtcCCGAGGACAAAGAAAGTTCAGAATTAGACGCAAACAAAGATCAACAATGGACTGCGATTCGTTTGTCGCATCACGTGTATACTCTGCTTTGTATAATCAGTAATCAAATGACGACAATCGATAGCCTACAAGCTCAATTAGCCGCATGCAAGGAGGGAAGTATGGGAAAATCATCCAATAACAGGCCGAATCCAAATCGTCAATTGGAGGAGTTGAGAAATTTGCAGGATCAACTTAGCCGGGAGAAGGCAGCGTTTCGTGCTGCTTCTcagcaagaaaaaaatcagtTGGAAGAGGAACGAGCAGAATTGGCAAGACAAAGAGAACAATTGGCCGCGGAACAAAGAGACGTTACTCAACAGCGAGATCAATTGTATCGCCGATTGGAGGCGTATGAACGTCAAGGTCTCAAGGCAGGCTCTACAACGGGTCCTACAACGATTCATCTGTCACACGTGACACAGGGTACAGAAATCGTACAACCACGGAAGTCTCAAGCAGACGCTAAGAGAATACCTATGAATTTAATCAGCGCTACCAATCAGCAGAAAGTACAAAGCAATGTTCCTGTGAAGCAGCAACTCCCACTGAAGCTCGCAAGTGGAAGTAATAACAATAGCAG GAGCGGAAGTACTGCGAGCCACTATAGTCCGGATCGGCATACTAGAACAGGAAGTAGCCCTGCTATCGTAACTGGATCTGCGTTTTCTTCTCCCGAACTCGGCAATAGTCACGGTAGTAGTGGCACCACGAGTCAAACACATTCCTCTAATCGATCTCTTCGAAACACACGATCTCCTCCCGAATCAtatcaacaacaacatcaacgAGCGGAACAGCAACAACCTTTGGAGGAAGAGGTGATCTTTTTCTGA
- the LOC122632291 gene encoding rho guanine nucleotide exchange factor 28 isoform X3: MQVDECPNSGEDSEEDVITDYLGSSHSDCDRVPTINGDLGGLSLHGNIVTETGYTEDNTNKTITMSGGNSEQQQQHPLLTLGTNIQTQPNPLVPIISVTPHSPGFAKNYPVLEDNLQHLHEIHDWIQRMRDLTMNTLGNNNRMSHDVPQRLTSSCPSLCPLILIEGGHRSNNHEAGSDPDLLVNCSTNSSPTHFPPMSSHAQPVQGIDRRRSWTDLEDTRRGRRRYSGQNHLQAQNMRQRSISLSSLDSEMELELDGKSCSGPVGVGNRACRSQASTHSLNEADLVQSEYQKNVLKRNSQRLGESSSLMPGLTGARLPLQKSISTPSIVTPPIHTHLTESGTRTTPSLAAETAYDDQHSEKTRRKRGSIFFRKKKDKSGKKNSQQQHVWTTMTTGAQGNYQCDVCMKQSTSKPILHCENCGLSVHQSQGCKDHSVLECTKSKHQSVKTVIKSTSSISSVTSNNSVKRGSTASLPLPTSSGSGREINSKKTVTSYSPWRRVATKLGVNQTINEEKDTDGSGSHRDASSGWEEFDFGDEAHQFTVGDLEGLDPELGLGKEEPDSWSTAIGRHVASRLVDHCEREVKRQEHIYEFVLTEKHHCLVLLAMERIFVEGLRRHFRLGQPNLERMFPRLRDLIEIHLRFLQKLRKRQNANPVVPTIADILVEQFSGENSQRMKSAYGEFCSRHREAVETYKYYLHHDTRFERFVRHCQTIPLLKKKGIPECILFVTQRLTKYPLLVEPLIKTGIMQDEGESLRKALGLVKEILADVDACVADKEREDRKLEIYNKIDAKSFATYRGAKFKKSDIMAFNRILKFEGTAYLMQGRGKTTAIVVVVLSDILFFLVERDQKYAFLVPDNKAASVVSLQKLLVREKAGQESRGIYLISSNPAEPEMFELKVQKPKDKQFWIQAIRSAVEACPQESENDTDVLTDGNSNNELRDTRSSSISMLSVEERQKMIKAKESHIFRIVGELRKKDAEQALLFEEKINLQVRLLRASNIWNENDSDHEKTDKVEKEIRDYTRLVQMEATDTTQLWQEVVVAVQEATRLASSLSFSTGGATLSRSLSSAGERHSDAYVPPALCVPRRAETFAGFDNNKERYPVRESTAMNVGSSLPKVGEFSKESPEDKESSELDANKDQQWTAIRLSHHVYTLLCIISNQMTTIDSLQAQLAACKEGSMGKSSNNRPNPNRQLEELRNLQDQLSREKAAFRAASQQEKNQLEEERAELARQREQLAAEQRDVTQQRDQLYRRLEAYERQGLKAGSTTGPTTIHLSHVTQGTEIVQPRKSQADAKRIPMNLISATNQQKVQSNVPVKQQLPLKLASGSNNNSRSGSTASHYSPDRHTRTGSSPAIVTGSAFSSPELGNSHGSSGTTSQTHSSNRSLRNTRSPPESYQQQHQRAEQQQPLEEEVIFF, from the exons ATGCAAGTAG atGAATGTCCTAATAGCGGAGAGGATAGCGAAGAGGATGTAATAACAGACTACCTTGGATCATCGCATTCAGACTGTGACCGTGTACCTACTATTAATGGAGATCTTGGTGGCCTGAGTCTACATGGGAATATAGTCACGGAAACTGGTTATACCGAAGATAATACCAATAAAACCATCACCATGTCTGGAGGGAATTCcgaacagcaacagcaacatcCGTTGCTTACACTTGGTACTAACATTCAAACTCAGCCTAATCCTCTTGTACCCATTATCAGTGTCACACCTCATTCTCCTGGTTTTGCTAAGAACTATCCTGTCTtag AGGACAATTTGCAGCATTTGCACGAAATTCATGACTGGATTCAACGCATGAGAGACTTGACGATGAATACTTTGGGAAACAATAATCGCATGTCCCACGATGTACCTCAGAGACTGACCTCTTCGTGTCCTTCCTTATGTCCGTTGATACTTATAGAGGGTGGACATCGTTCCAATAATCATGAAGCAGGATCTGATCCAGATCTTCTTGTTAACTGTTCGACTAATAGCTCTCCGACACATTTTCCACCTATGAGCTCTCATGCTCAACCTGTGCAGGGCATAGATAGAAGACGAAGTTGGACGGATTTGGAAGATACTAGACGTGGCCGACGCAGATATTCCGGACAAAATCATCTACAAGCACAAAATATG cGACAACGCAGCATTAGTTTAAGTAGTCTGGACAGTGAGATGGAACTAGAACTAGATGGAAAATCTTGTAGTGGACCTGTAGGGGTAGGTAATCGAGCATGCAGATCACAAGCAAGTACTCATTCCTTAAATGAGGCAGACCTTGTGCAG AGTGAATATCAGAAGAAtgtcttaaaaagaaatagtcaAAGATTAGGTGAAAGTAGCAGTTTGATGCCAGGTTTAACTGGTGCACGTTTACCTCTCCAGAAATCTATTTCGACCCCTTCCATCGTTACACCGCCAATTCATACGCATCTCACAGAGTCCGGAACACGAACAACACCTTCTCTCGCAGC aGAAACTGCATATGATGATCAACATTCTGAGAAGACCAGAAGAAAGCGTGGCTCTATTTTCTTCCGTAAGAAAAAG GATAAAAGTGGCAAGAAAAATAGTCAACAGCAACATGTATGGACAACAATGACAACTGGAGCACAAGGAAATTACCAATGTGATGTTTGCATGAAGCAATCAACAAGTAAACCAATTCTTCATTGTGAAA ATTGCGGATTATCGGTACATCAAAGTCAAGGATGCAAGGATCATTCTGTGTTAGAATGCACCAAATCTAAGCATCAGTCTGTAAAAACTGTTATAAAATCAACGTCGAGTATTTCTTCGGTTACAAGCAACAATAGCGTGAAAAGAGGTTCCACGGCATCGCTACCGTTACCAACATCATCTGGAAGTGGAAG GGAAATTAACAGCAAGAAAACAGTGACAAGCTACAGCCCTTGGCGGCGAGTTGCCACCAAGCTCGGAGTCAA TCAAACAATTAATGAGGAAAAGGATACAGATGGTAGTGGTTCACATCGCGATGCTTCCAG tGGTTGGGAAGAATTCGATTTTGGAGACGAAGCGCATCAGTTTACCGTAGGTGATCTCGAGGGCTTAGATCCTGAACTGGGCTTAGGAAAGGAAGAACCTGATTCATGGAGTACAGCTATTGGAAGACACGTCGCATCACGTCTCGTAGATCATTGTGAACGCGAAGTGAAGAGACAAGAGCATATATACGAATTTGTGTTAACAGAGAAACATCATTGCTTGGTATTGTTAGCCATGGAAAGGATCTTCGTGGAAGGCTTACGACGCCATTTCCGTTTGGGACAACCAAATCTAGAACGAATGTTTCCTAGATTACGTGATCTCATTGAAATTCATTTGAGATTTCTACAGAAATTACGTAAACGTCAAAATGCAAACCCTGTTGTACCTACTATTGCTGACATACTCGTCGAACAATTCTCAGGTGAAAATTCGCAACGTATGAAAAGCGCATATGGAGAATTTTGTAGTCGTCATAGAGAAGCTGTTGAAACTTACAAGTATTATCTGCATCATGATACTCGATTTGAGCGTTTTGTGCGTCACTGTCAG ACTATTCCTTTGCTGAAAAAGAAGGGGATTCCAGAATGTATATTGTTCGTTACGCAACGTTTAACAAAATATCCATTACTAGTCGAACCACTTATTAAAACTGGTATTATGCAAGATGAAGGAGAGAGCTTGAGAAAAGCTTTGGGATTagtgaaagaaattttagcGGACGTAGATGCGTGCGTAGCAGATAAAGAGCgggaagatagaaaattagagatttataataa GATCGACGCGAAATCGTTCGCTACGTACCGCGGTGCCAAATTCAAAAAGTCGGATATAATGGCgtttaatagaattttgaaATTCGAAGGAACGGCATATTTGATGCAAGGTCGTGGAAAAACGACTGCCATTGTCGTAGTCGTTCTTTCcgatatattattctttttagttGAAAGAGATCAAAAATATGCTTTCTTGGTTCCGGACAATAAAGCTGCTAGCGTGGTAtcgttacaaaaattattggtACGAGAAAAAGCTGGTCAAGAATCGAGGGGTATATACTTGATAAGTAGCAATCCAGCGGAACCTGAGATGTTCGAATTGAAAGTTCAAAAGCCTAAGGATAAGCAATTCTGGATTCAAGCAATACGTTCAGCGGTTGAGGCTTGTCCTCAAGAATCTGAAAATGACACAGATGTTCTTACGGATggcaatagtaataatgaattaagGGATACACGTTCATCCTCCATATCGATGCTTTCTGTAGAAGAGAGgcaaaaaatgattaaagcTAAGGAGTCGCACATATTTAGAATCGTCG GCgaattacgaaagaaagacgCGGAACAGGCGTTGctgtttgaagaaaaaattaatttacaagtGCGTCTTTTACGTGCGTCTAATATCTGGAATGAAAATGATAGTGATCATGAGAAAACGGACaaagtggaaaaagaaatacgcgaTTATACACGTCTTGTTCAGATGGAAGCGACGGATACGACTCAGTTATGGCAAGAg gTTGTTGTCGCTGTGCAGGAAGCTACACGATTGGCCAGTTCATTGTCATTTAGCACTGGTGGTGCAACACTTTCTAGGAGTTTAAGTTCGGCTGGCGAACGTCATAGCGATGCTTACGTTCCACCAGCTCTTTGCGTTCCTAGACGAGCAGAGACGTTTGCTGGTTTCGATAACAACAAG GAAAGATATCCTGTACGTGAATCAACGGCGATGAATGTAGGGTCATCTCTCCCAAAAGTTGGtgaattttcgaaagaaagtcCCGAGGACAAAGAAAGTTCAGAATTAGACGCAAACAAAGATCAACAATGGACTGCGATTCGTTTGTCGCATCACGTGTATACTCTGCTTTGTATAATCAGTAATCAAATGACGACAATCGATAGCCTACAAGCTCAATTAGCCGCATGCAAGGAGGGAAGTATGGGAAAATCATCCAATAACAGGCCGAATCCAAATCGTCAATTGGAGGAGTTGAGAAATTTGCAGGATCAACTTAGCCGGGAGAAGGCAGCGTTTCGTGCTGCTTCTcagcaagaaaaaaatcagtTGGAAGAGGAACGAGCAGAATTGGCAAGACAAAGAGAACAATTGGCCGCGGAACAAAGAGACGTTACTCAACAGCGAGATCAATTGTATCGCCGATTGGAGGCGTATGAACGTCAAGGTCTCAAGGCAGGCTCTACAACGGGTCCTACAACGATTCATCTGTCACACGTGACACAGGGTACAGAAATCGTACAACCACGGAAGTCTCAAGCAGACGCTAAGAGAATACCTATGAATTTAATCAGCGCTACCAATCAGCAGAAAGTACAAAGCAATGTTCCTGTGAAGCAGCAACTCCCACTGAAGCTCGCAAGTGGAAGTAATAACAATAGCAG GAGCGGAAGTACTGCGAGCCACTATAGTCCGGATCGGCATACTAGAACAGGAAGTAGCCCTGCTATCGTAACTGGATCTGCGTTTTCTTCTCCCGAACTCGGCAATAGTCACGGTAGTAGTGGCACCACGAGTCAAACACATTCCTCTAATCGATCTCTTCGAAACACACGATCTCCTCCCGAATCAtatcaacaacaacatcaacgAGCGGAACAGCAACAACCTTTGGAGGAAGAGGTGATCTTTTTCTGA